One part of the Flavobacterium johnsoniae UW101 genome encodes these proteins:
- a CDS encoding helix-turn-helix domain-containing protein, with protein sequence MKRRNKQCLNCGEEFLPKTVASVYCSHICSKKAYKRKIKLLKIEDEVKALINKIPENRAFISVPEAGMLFGIAKKTLYRLVGQGKIPSVNLGTRLVRIDRRVMEGMFGPARSLPQAESAPKKKLYSLEKEDCYSIGEIAQRFQISEGSVYSHIRKYSIPTRQIGKHVYAPKSEIDNLYNGNDFI encoded by the coding sequence ATGAAAAGAAGAAATAAACAATGTCTTAACTGCGGGGAGGAATTTCTGCCCAAGACCGTGGCTTCTGTCTACTGCTCACATATTTGCAGCAAAAAAGCATACAAACGGAAGATTAAGCTGCTTAAAATTGAAGACGAGGTCAAAGCTCTGATAAATAAAATACCCGAGAACAGAGCATTTATTTCTGTTCCTGAAGCTGGCATGCTTTTTGGCATTGCGAAAAAGACCCTTTACAGGCTTGTCGGCCAGGGAAAAATTCCTTCAGTCAATCTTGGAACCCGTCTTGTAAGGATCGACCGCAGAGTCATGGAAGGGATGTTCGGCCCTGCCCGAAGCCTGCCGCAGGCTGAGAGCGCACCGAAGAAAAAATTATACAGCCTTGAAAAAGAAGACTGCTATTCGATTGGTGAAATTGCTCAGAGATTTCAGATATCGGAAGGTTCTGTCTACAGCCATATCAGGAAATATTCAATACCTACCAGGCAGATCGGAAAGCATGTATATGCTCCAAAAAGCGAAATTGATAACTTGTATAACGGAAATGATTTTATATGA
- a CDS encoding site-specific integrase: MKQLAKTKVTVRLRKAEDREEWYVYIESYPVEVSGRKTPQRIREYLNRTVKTVEWDKQRTARTDSQGIKSYKPRRSDNGIIITRSETDREIMLYADGVRKIRQKEYDNTDLYSDAENLLAEQKEKAKEDFIRYIASVAAKRHARSSKSIMINWERTIEFLKSYSKGRLVFSQIDSRMAEDFKLFLLAAPLGGGKKGILSRNTAARYFSIFKAALKQAFIDGYLTVDLSSKIKGIPEQESRREYLTIKELNVLAEMPCEKDVLKRAALFSALTGLRHSDIQKLRWKEISLEDDMAKLHFTQKKTRGVEYMPISEQALQLCGEPRLPGQLVFEDLPDPSWISRPLKKWVESAGIKKNITFHCFRHTFATLQLSSGTDIYTVSKMLGHTNVKTTQIYAKVIDEKKNRASQAIQLESLKKRAQ; encoded by the coding sequence ATGAAACAATTAGCAAAAACCAAGGTGACTGTGCGCCTGCGAAAAGCAGAAGACCGAGAGGAATGGTATGTCTACATAGAAAGCTATCCTGTTGAGGTTTCCGGAAGGAAAACGCCACAGAGAATCCGTGAATACTTAAACAGAACCGTAAAAACCGTGGAGTGGGACAAGCAGAGAACCGCCCGTACAGATTCCCAGGGCATAAAATCCTATAAGCCCAGACGCAGCGATAACGGAATAATAATCACCAGAAGCGAAACCGACCGTGAAATTATGCTCTATGCCGACGGAGTGCGTAAAATCAGGCAGAAAGAATACGATAATACAGATCTGTACAGTGATGCCGAGAACCTATTGGCTGAACAGAAAGAAAAAGCAAAAGAGGATTTTATCAGATACATTGCCTCTGTGGCAGCAAAAAGGCATGCCCGAAGCTCAAAATCCATTATGATCAATTGGGAGCGGACCATAGAGTTTTTAAAAAGCTATTCCAAAGGCAGGCTGGTGTTTTCCCAGATTGACAGCAGAATGGCGGAAGATTTTAAGCTGTTTCTGCTGGCTGCGCCGCTCGGAGGAGGCAAAAAAGGGATACTTTCCCGCAACACTGCAGCAAGGTATTTTTCCATATTTAAAGCTGCTTTAAAACAGGCCTTTATCGACGGATATCTAACCGTTGATTTGTCTTCAAAAATAAAAGGCATACCTGAGCAGGAATCAAGACGCGAATATCTTACCATTAAAGAATTGAACGTGCTGGCTGAAATGCCCTGCGAAAAAGATGTCCTTAAAAGAGCCGCGCTTTTCTCAGCGCTTACCGGCCTGCGGCATTCCGACATCCAGAAGCTCCGCTGGAAAGAGATAAGCCTTGAAGACGACATGGCCAAACTGCATTTCACCCAGAAAAAAACAAGGGGTGTCGAGTATATGCCTATTTCTGAGCAGGCTTTGCAGCTCTGCGGAGAGCCAAGACTTCCCGGGCAGCTTGTTTTTGAGGATCTGCCGGACCCGTCGTGGATTTCACGTCCTCTGAAAAAATGGGTTGAATCTGCCGGCATAAAAAAAAACATTACCTTCCACTGCTTCCGACATACATTTGCAACACTGCAGCTCTCAAGCGGGACAGACATCTATACGGTCAGCAAAATGCTGGGGCATACCAACGTAAAAACTACTCAAATCTACGCCAAAGTAATAGATGAGAAGAAAAACAGAGCTTCGCAGGCAATACAATTGGAATCTTTAAAGAAAAGAGCGCAATGA
- a CDS encoding helix-turn-helix domain-containing protein: protein MDINEISFENLPKAVAHLVKEIAEIKLLIQNVQVYESKEKSIPIGVEEASRLIGKAKPTIYGLVRQRKIPCYKYGKKLYFFEEELLEWISKGKKKTIQEIESAASKYKRN, encoded by the coding sequence ATGGACATTAACGAAATCTCTTTTGAGAACCTGCCCAAAGCAGTAGCGCATTTAGTGAAAGAAATTGCCGAGATCAAACTTCTGATTCAGAATGTGCAGGTATATGAATCTAAAGAAAAAAGCATTCCTATCGGGGTTGAAGAAGCAAGCAGGCTGATAGGGAAAGCAAAGCCTACAATTTACGGTCTTGTAAGGCAGAGAAAAATCCCGTGCTATAAGTATGGTAAAAAACTTTATTTTTTTGAAGAGGAACTTTTAGAATGGATTTCTAAAGGGAAAAAGAAAACAATACAGGAAATCGAATCAGCAGCATCGAAGTATAAACGTAATTGA
- a CDS encoding IS3 family transposase, with the protein MKRKYEDHFKEQAVRLSFERGEISSVERELGINRTSLGKWRKKYEHLKLAPKDAVIIELNKKIKDSLLTLEILKNGSEFAAQGKVMTKRFIENNSSKYPIGKMCALLQISQRAYYKLKKKEISDKQSQIILLKEEVAAVYYEFKKTYGYRKIAKVLQCRGFKVGESQIRIYMNALGLRRRAKSRFTITTDSVHNHYIAQNILNREFTINQPAKAWVSDITYIAAEKGFLYLTIVLDLFDRKIIGWSLADSMSTKETTLPAWEMAVKNRNITQDLIFHSDRGVQYANKIFTETLDSYKFVRRSMSRKQNHNDNAVSESFFGNLKRELINGNKPLPREQMRVQVYQYIENWYNKKRRHSYLNYRTIEEFDKLHCI; encoded by the coding sequence GTGAAAAGAAAATATGAAGACCATTTTAAAGAGCAGGCCGTCAGGTTAAGTTTTGAGCGGGGGGAGATCAGCAGTGTCGAGAGAGAGCTCGGCATAAATCGCACCAGCTTGGGCAAATGGCGGAAAAAATATGAACACCTAAAATTAGCACCGAAGGATGCTGTAATTATAGAGCTCAACAAAAAAATTAAAGATTCGCTGCTTACACTTGAGATTTTAAAAAATGGCAGTGAGTTCGCCGCTCAAGGAAAAGTAATGACTAAAAGATTCATTGAAAATAATTCATCGAAATATCCTATTGGTAAAATGTGTGCATTACTGCAGATATCCCAGCGTGCCTATTACAAACTAAAAAAAAAGGAAATATCGGATAAGCAGTCTCAAATAATTCTCTTAAAAGAAGAAGTTGCAGCGGTATATTATGAGTTTAAGAAAACATATGGATACAGGAAAATTGCAAAAGTACTTCAATGCCGGGGATTTAAAGTGGGAGAATCGCAGATTAGAATATACATGAATGCACTGGGACTGCGCCGAAGAGCTAAATCCAGATTCACTATAACAACTGATTCAGTTCACAATCATTATATTGCACAAAATATCTTAAACAGGGAATTCACAATTAATCAGCCCGCTAAAGCATGGGTTTCAGACATTACCTATATCGCAGCAGAGAAAGGCTTCCTGTATCTTACAATCGTCTTGGATTTATTTGACAGGAAAATCATTGGATGGAGTTTAGCAGACAGCATGAGCACAAAAGAAACTACTTTACCTGCTTGGGAAATGGCCGTTAAAAACAGGAATATTACTCAAGACTTAATTTTTCACTCTGACAGAGGGGTCCAATATGCCAATAAAATTTTTACTGAAACTTTAGACTCTTATAAATTTGTAAGACGCAGTATGAGCCGCAAGCAGAATCATAATGACAATGCAGTTTCCGAAAGCTTTTTCGGCAATTTGAAAAGAGAACTAATTAACGGGAATAAGCCTCTTCCAAGAGAACAAATGAGAGTCCAAGTTTACCAGTACATTGAAAACTGGTATAATAAAAAGAGAAGGCATTCATATCTAAATTATAGAACAATCGAAGAGTTTGACAAACTGCATTGCATATGA
- a CDS encoding IS3 family transposase → MEKYKIYDRDFRVNAVKLGLETNFFKAAKQLGVPTTNIYRWRNELSKDGSKSFCGRTPEQKRIAELKLALRRKLKKVEIQIEILQSAGRYIHQGKPHIFHFIENNLDKYSLWRMCQVLGIMPATYINWKNKILSPRKRKTILLEKEITSIFYEYKEMYGNAKIAAELQSRGIQLKLCAVSWYMKRLGLVSKHSTKNKVKSGIRFNAHNPCIFPNVLNRQFKADKPSLIWVTGIASLETAQGLLYLTIIIDLFDRKIIGWNLSEHLTIRETSMPAWEMAVQNRGTKKGLIFHSDRSSQYANKIFTRKLNSYEHIIRSMARAGNHLDNAVPRSFFISIKSELVNLNSLPTKKDMEDKVAHYIENLNSKVVTL, encoded by the coding sequence ATGGAGAAGTATAAAATTTATGACCGTGATTTCAGAGTGAATGCTGTCAAACTGGGACTTGAAACAAATTTTTTTAAAGCGGCAAAACAACTTGGCGTACCTACAACGAATATTTACAGATGGCGGAATGAACTTAGCAAAGACGGATCAAAAAGCTTTTGCGGCAGAACTCCTGAACAAAAACGGATTGCAGAACTTAAGCTCGCACTGAGAAGAAAACTAAAAAAGGTTGAAATTCAAATTGAAATATTACAAAGCGCAGGCAGATATATCCATCAAGGCAAGCCGCATATTTTTCACTTTATTGAAAATAATCTAGATAAATATTCACTTTGGAGAATGTGTCAAGTTTTAGGTATAATGCCGGCTACTTATATTAACTGGAAAAACAAAATACTTTCTCCCAGAAAACGTAAGACAATTTTATTAGAGAAAGAAATAACTTCTATATTCTATGAATACAAAGAGATGTACGGTAATGCAAAAATTGCAGCAGAATTACAAAGCCGGGGCATTCAATTAAAATTGTGCGCAGTATCCTGGTATATGAAAAGACTGGGCCTTGTCAGTAAGCACAGCACAAAGAACAAGGTCAAATCCGGTATACGATTTAATGCTCATAATCCTTGTATTTTTCCTAACGTTTTAAATAGACAGTTTAAAGCCGACAAACCTTCTCTGATCTGGGTAACGGGCATAGCGAGTCTGGAAACAGCCCAGGGGCTGCTGTACCTGACAATTATCATAGACTTATTCGACAGAAAAATTATCGGATGGAATCTAAGCGAACATTTGACAATAAGAGAAACCTCCATGCCTGCCTGGGAAATGGCTGTTCAAAACCGCGGAACAAAAAAAGGGCTTATATTTCATTCTGACAGATCATCTCAATACGCCAATAAAATTTTCACTCGTAAATTAAACTCTTATGAGCATATTATAAGAAGTATGGCCCGGGCAGGAAATCATTTAGACAATGCTGTCCCTAGGAGCTTTTTTATTTCCATTAAATCGGAACTTGTTAATTTAAACAGTCTTCCAACAAAAAAGGATATGGAAGACAAAGTAGCTCACTATATTGAAAATCTCAATTCAAAAGTCGTAACGTTATAA
- a CDS encoding cold-shock protein has translation MQEGTVKFFNEEKGFGFITPNNGGAEVFVHASGLSESIRQDDAVRYDIEEGRKGPNAVNVVVA, from the coding sequence ATGCAAGAAGGTACAGTAAAATTTTTCAATGAAGAAAAGGGATTCGGATTCATAACTCCTAATAATGGAGGAGCCGAAGTTTTTGTTCATGCTTCAGGACTGTCAGAAAGCATCCGTCAAGACGATGCAGTACGATATGACATCGAAGAAGGCCGTAAAGGTCCAAACGCAGTAAACGTAGTTGTAGCATAA
- a CDS encoding S8 family peptidase → MEQFPHLNFIQKVSGKPRLFGGGKPNATTEENKANRQGHRDSLFSKTSNVRSNWEDLFKMRDSMELANLDKDIVPVLIQLNPSLLNNPEFDLHEFGIEIISEEEEGFIVGASFDSLRALEQKIIGFANSSHGTAKIADLWNIIDGNREEWKPKHILSDNLFENWHNIDDNDNYTVEVGIAFDFPVKKEPDRAKKGGIKRLEKYQAYIIHREEKLFERQDHFESFINSYGSLNTSYIELDDSFSCEVTISGKGLKDLVVNYQYVFEVNETETILGVQGKDIDTDAIQSEILAPEKDSPIIGVIDSGIMENHKYIELAIDSKNSKCYVNGVSSASDHVQGGGHGTKVAGAILYPKNISDIEFPYQLPCFIRNLRILFDDNKLHHKYPAQLMKQIVEENKDCKIFNLSVNSTVPFRKKHMSTWAGIIDTLTHDQDVLFIISTGNLEKSDIRNYIKEGKNYPDYLFSRFCNIANPAHSAFGLTVGSINHHADFEDDTRKSLGGINDISAFSRIGTGIWNIIKPDVVEYGGGLTVSKNGLSLITGTDETLPELIRSTLHGGSAYGKDVSGTSFSAPKVTHIAAQLQKLYPEEGNNLIRAFIVQGARLPNTYFLNPTTESIKLYGYGLPSLERVTKNTESRITFYNTGNLATEEGHIYSLIIPNELNNPANDFDVLIEVTLTFTAKVRRTRQKIKSYLSTWLDWTSSRLNENHNQFVKRSLVDEPTIQDEEEHQEGVINWKIRERSHWGTIKDINRTNNTVQKDWVILKAYELPDELSFAVRAHKGWDRTGSNIPYAFTVSIEVLGQNIPIYESIRIANEIEIETET, encoded by the coding sequence ATGGAACAGTTCCCTCATCTAAATTTCATCCAAAAGGTTTCTGGCAAACCTCGTCTGTTTGGAGGCGGCAAGCCAAATGCTACAACTGAAGAAAATAAAGCAAACAGACAAGGACATCGAGATTCTCTTTTTTCTAAAACTTCAAATGTAAGATCAAATTGGGAAGACTTATTTAAGATGCGAGATTCAATGGAACTTGCAAACTTAGATAAAGACATTGTTCCAGTACTTATCCAGCTTAATCCTAGCTTATTAAATAATCCTGAGTTTGATTTACATGAGTTTGGAATTGAGATAATTTCAGAAGAAGAAGAGGGATTCATTGTAGGCGCATCTTTTGATAGCTTAAGGGCACTTGAACAGAAGATAATTGGATTTGCAAATTCTTCACATGGTACTGCAAAAATAGCAGACTTGTGGAATATCATTGATGGAAATCGTGAAGAATGGAAACCAAAACATATATTGTCAGATAATTTATTTGAGAATTGGCACAATATTGACGACAATGACAACTACACAGTTGAAGTAGGAATTGCATTTGATTTTCCAGTTAAAAAAGAACCAGACCGAGCAAAAAAAGGAGGAATTAAGCGTTTGGAGAAATACCAAGCATATATCATACATCGAGAGGAAAAGCTTTTTGAAAGACAAGATCATTTTGAATCTTTCATCAACTCTTATGGAAGTTTAAATACTTCATATATTGAACTAGATGACAGCTTTAGTTGCGAAGTCACAATTAGTGGCAAGGGATTAAAAGATTTAGTCGTTAATTACCAATATGTTTTTGAAGTAAATGAAACTGAAACAATTCTTGGAGTACAAGGAAAAGATATAGATACAGACGCTATTCAAAGTGAGATATTAGCCCCAGAAAAAGATTCTCCAATCATTGGAGTAATTGATAGCGGAATAATGGAAAATCATAAATACATTGAACTTGCAATTGATAGTAAAAATTCTAAATGCTACGTCAATGGAGTAAGTTCTGCATCAGACCATGTTCAAGGAGGCGGACACGGAACTAAAGTTGCAGGTGCTATACTTTATCCTAAAAACATTTCAGATATAGAATTTCCATATCAACTACCGTGTTTTATTCGAAATCTCAGAATATTATTTGACGACAATAAACTTCATCACAAGTATCCTGCCCAACTGATGAAGCAAATTGTAGAAGAAAACAAAGACTGCAAGATCTTTAATCTCTCCGTAAATTCCACAGTTCCTTTTAGAAAAAAACACATGTCAACATGGGCAGGAATTATCGACACACTAACACATGATCAAGATGTTTTATTTATAATTTCAACTGGAAACTTAGAAAAATCGGACATAAGAAATTATATTAAAGAAGGAAAGAACTATCCCGATTATCTATTCTCTCGCTTTTGCAATATTGCCAATCCAGCCCATAGTGCTTTTGGATTAACAGTAGGATCTATTAATCATCATGCAGATTTTGAAGATGATACAAGAAAATCTCTTGGCGGTATAAACGATATTTCTGCATTTTCGAGAATTGGAACAGGTATCTGGAATATTATTAAACCTGATGTTGTTGAATATGGAGGTGGGCTGACTGTTTCAAAAAATGGACTAAGCCTTATTACGGGAACAGATGAAACACTTCCAGAACTTATAAGATCTACATTACATGGTGGTAGTGCGTATGGAAAAGATGTCTCAGGCACATCATTTTCCGCCCCTAAAGTGACTCATATTGCCGCTCAACTACAAAAACTATATCCAGAAGAAGGCAACAACCTAATTAGAGCCTTTATAGTTCAAGGAGCAAGATTACCTAATACTTATTTTCTAAATCCCACAACCGAAAGTATTAAACTTTATGGTTATGGACTACCATCATTAGAGCGAGTAACTAAAAACACTGAAAGCAGAATAACTTTTTACAATACTGGAAACCTAGCCACTGAGGAAGGACATATATATTCTCTAATAATTCCTAATGAGCTAAACAACCCTGCAAACGATTTTGATGTTCTAATAGAGGTCACGTTAACATTTACTGCAAAAGTTCGAAGAACAAGACAAAAAATAAAATCTTATTTGTCAACATGGTTAGATTGGACATCCTCAAGATTAAACGAAAATCATAATCAATTTGTTAAAAGAAGTCTCGTTGATGAACCGACAATTCAAGATGAGGAAGAACATCAAGAGGGAGTAATCAACTGGAAAATTCGAGAGAGAAGCCATTGGGGAACAATTAAAGACATAAATAGAACAAACAATACCGTTCAAAAAGATTGGGTAATATTAAAAGCTTATGAACTTCCAGACGAGCTAAGTTTTGCAGTTAGAGCACATAAAGGCTGGGATAGAACTGGATCAAATATACCTTATGCCTTCACCGTATCAATTGAAGTTTTGGGACAAAACATTCCGATCTATGAAAGTATTAGAATCGCAAATGAAATCGAAATTGAAACAGAAACTTAA
- a CDS encoding AAA family ATPase: protein MNQALLTRLFKSIEGDQDQTLIKIAFSIIEDEKKKGHSKLAERLNSILLANISKSNEYKPTLKVAKDFTYKVPVDRRYKLPLAVHIPHENLRHEMVLPSSVENKLLRIEKEYLARERLANHGLKPRKKALLYGSSGCGKSMAAERIAWNLGLPFYKVRFDSIISSYLGESASNLQNLFESIQDYPCVLLLDEFDIIGKQRNTNSNDVGEIHRIVNILLGLLEEYEGEGILIATTNLEGSLDQALFRRFDDFIELPKPSHNEVVELLKISFSALKINKNINLEYYAEKMKGMSYAIVVKIANDAAKKAVISSSLEISIDDLNSALDENKAMNR, encoded by the coding sequence ATGAACCAAGCATTATTAACTAGATTGTTTAAATCTATTGAAGGAGATCAAGATCAAACCTTGATAAAAATAGCTTTTAGCATAATTGAGGATGAAAAGAAAAAAGGACATTCTAAACTTGCTGAAAGACTAAATAGTATACTACTAGCAAATATCTCTAAATCAAACGAATACAAACCTACCTTAAAAGTAGCAAAAGATTTTACTTATAAAGTTCCCGTTGACAGAAGATACAAACTACCTCTTGCTGTTCATATCCCTCATGAAAATTTAAGACATGAAATGGTTCTTCCTAGTTCTGTTGAAAATAAATTACTAAGAATAGAAAAAGAATATTTAGCGAGAGAAAGACTTGCAAATCACGGTTTAAAACCTCGTAAAAAAGCATTATTATACGGTTCTTCTGGATGTGGTAAAAGCATGGCGGCAGAGAGAATTGCATGGAACTTAGGACTTCCTTTTTACAAAGTTAGATTCGATTCAATAATTTCATCGTATTTAGGAGAATCTGCATCAAACCTACAAAATCTTTTTGAAAGCATTCAAGATTACCCATGTGTACTTCTTCTAGATGAATTTGATATAATCGGTAAACAAAGAAACACTAATTCAAATGATGTTGGAGAGATTCATAGAATTGTCAACATACTTCTAGGTCTATTAGAAGAATATGAAGGCGAAGGGATATTAATCGCTACAACAAATTTAGAGGGCAGTCTTGACCAAGCTCTTTTTAGAAGATTTGATGACTTCATTGAGCTTCCAAAGCCATCCCACAATGAGGTCGTAGAATTATTAAAAATTTCTTTCTCCGCATTAAAAATAAACAAGAATATTAATCTTGAATATTATGCAGAAAAAATGAAGGGGATGTCTTATGCAATAGTTGTGAAAATAGCTAATGACGCGGCAAAAAAAGCAGTAATAAGTTCAAGTCTAGAAATTTCTATCGACGATCTGAATAGCGCCTTAGACGAAAACAAAGCTATGAATAGATAA
- a CDS encoding glycosyl hydrolase family 95 catalytic domain-containing protein, whose product MRNSLWQSDIQIEGDPQAQQDVRSMLYHLYSFTRKSTSLSPSPMGLSGLGYNGHVFWDTEIWMFPPMLLLHPEIAKSMIEYRFQRLDAARKKAALYGYDGAMYPWESADSGSEETPVNALTGAFEHHITGDVAIAAWQYYLVTGDKEWLKEKGWPILKATAEFWASRVEKNNKGDYEIKNVVATDEWAENIDNNAYTNGIAIRNLQYASKCAAVLGITAPKEWNLIAAKIPISKMGNGVTREHDSYSDQSIKQADVNLLAYPLQIITDRNQIEKDLKFYETKIPHSDTPAMTQAIFSLLYSRLGDSDQAYHWFKDAYEPNLNPPFRVIAECKGGENPYFATGAGGVLQAVMMGFGGLDIDGGGGIKQVKTVLPKNWKKLTIMGVGTEKKTFIKTQ is encoded by the coding sequence TTGAGGAATAGCCTCTGGCAAAGTGATATTCAAATAGAAGGAGATCCGCAGGCTCAGCAGGATGTTAGAAGCATGCTTTATCATCTTTATTCTTTCACAAGAAAAAGCACATCTCTTTCTCCGTCGCCAATGGGGCTCAGCGGGCTGGGATATAACGGACATGTGTTTTGGGATACCGAAATCTGGATGTTTCCTCCCATGCTGCTGCTCCATCCTGAAATAGCAAAAAGCATGATTGAGTATCGTTTTCAGAGGCTGGATGCAGCCCGTAAAAAAGCTGCTTTATATGGATATGACGGGGCAATGTATCCTTGGGAAAGCGCAGATTCAGGATCTGAAGAAACTCCGGTCAATGCTTTAACGGGTGCATTTGAACACCATATCACGGGAGATGTTGCAATTGCTGCCTGGCAGTATTACCTGGTTACAGGGGACAAGGAATGGCTGAAAGAAAAAGGGTGGCCGATATTAAAAGCAACTGCAGAATTTTGGGCGAGCAGAGTAGAGAAGAATAATAAAGGTGATTATGAAATAAAGAATGTCGTTGCAACAGATGAATGGGCTGAGAATATCGACAACAATGCTTATACAAATGGAATAGCGATCCGAAATCTGCAGTACGCATCTAAATGCGCAGCTGTATTGGGCATAACAGCTCCAAAAGAATGGAATCTGATTGCTGCTAAAATCCCAATTTCAAAAATGGGCAATGGCGTGACAAGAGAACATGACAGCTATTCGGATCAAAGTATCAAGCAGGCTGACGTGAATCTGCTGGCATATCCATTGCAGATCATAACTGACAGAAATCAAATAGAAAAGGATTTAAAATTTTATGAAACTAAAATACCCCATTCCGATACACCAGCTATGACACAGGCCATATTTTCACTGCTATACAGCCGTTTAGGAGACAGCGATCAGGCTTATCATTGGTTTAAAGATGCCTATGAGCCAAATCTTAATCCTCCCTTCAGGGTCATTGCAGAATGTAAAGGCGGTGAAAACCCTTATTTTGCAACCGGCGCCGGCGGTGTTCTGCAGGCAGTCATGATGGGATTCGGAGGCTTGGATATAGATGGAGGCGGAGGTATTAAACAAGTTAAAACAGTACTGCCTAAAAATTGGAAAAAATTAACAATAATGGGAGTTGGAACAGAAAAAAAGACTTTCATTAAAACTCAGTAA
- a CDS encoding SDR family oxidoreductase, with product MENKNNTAQNAEKTGVESPLGETALNDKNRTDLGNENISRSAEIQNPTTKYAAPPFKEQTQPWPGLVSRMDPKPDHGEKSYKGAGRLKNRKALITGGDSGMGRAAAIAYAREGADVAINYYPTEEQDAQEVIQLIKAAGRKAVAIPGDLRDEEFCKSLVDQAAEALGGLDIVVNNAARQQTHESILDITSEEFDWTMKTNIYAPFWIIKAALPYLKPGSSIIGTSSVQAYAPTEDLYDYAQTKAATTNYIKSLAKQLGPKGIRVNGVAPGPVWTALQVSGGATMEKLKNFGSQTPLGRPGQPAELASIYVQLAAEDASFATGQIYGSSGGEGNP from the coding sequence ATGGAAAATAAAAATAATACAGCCCAAAACGCCGAAAAGACTGGTGTAGAATCACCACTTGGAGAAACAGCGTTAAATGATAAAAATAGAACCGATCTGGGAAATGAGAATATCAGCCGCTCGGCAGAAATACAAAATCCCACTACTAAATATGCGGCACCTCCCTTTAAAGAACAGACACAGCCATGGCCCGGTCTTGTCAGCAGAATGGATCCTAAGCCTGATCATGGAGAGAAGAGCTACAAAGGAGCCGGCCGTCTGAAGAATCGCAAAGCACTTATAACCGGAGGGGATTCCGGTATGGGAAGGGCTGCAGCTATTGCCTACGCAAGAGAAGGCGCAGATGTTGCCATAAATTACTACCCGACTGAAGAACAAGACGCACAGGAAGTCATCCAGCTGATAAAAGCTGCAGGAAGAAAGGCAGTAGCCATTCCGGGAGATCTGCGCGACGAGGAATTCTGCAAATCACTTGTCGATCAGGCGGCTGAAGCGCTCGGAGGCCTTGACATCGTAGTGAATAATGCCGCAAGACAGCAGACACATGAATCCATTCTGGATATTACTTCAGAGGAATTTGACTGGACAATGAAAACTAATATCTATGCTCCGTTTTGGATTATAAAAGCGGCGCTTCCCTATTTGAAGCCTGGATCCTCAATTATAGGTACCAGCTCAGTACAGGCTTATGCTCCTACGGAAGATTTATACGATTATGCCCAGACCAAAGCAGCCACCACAAACTATATTAAATCTCTGGCAAAACAGTTAGGACCGAAAGGAATCAGGGTCAATGGAGTGGCTCCTGGACCTGTATGGACGGCCCTGCAGGTAAGCGGCGGGGCGACAATGGAAAAACTTAAGAATTTTGGGTCGCAGACTCCTTTGGGAAGACCCGGCCAGCCCGCTGAATTGGCTTCAATTTATGTACAGCTGGCAGCTGAAGACGCCAGTTTTGCTACCGGACAGATCTACGGCTCAAGTGGCGGCGAGGGAAATCCGTAA